The following is a genomic window from Colletotrichum lupini chromosome 5, complete sequence.
GTATGCGCTAGAGTATGCGACGACTACATTACGTCCATTAGTTGATTAGTCTACAACTCTTCTCCCCTCTCTACCACTGAGGAAGGATTTCATCGTTTCGTCGTTGGATTCACGTAGACTCATAATCCTTTGCTTCTCTCCCTCCTCCGGCGCCTGCCTTTCTGCATTACACCACTCGGTCACTTGCGCTCATAGACCACCATCTCATTAGACAAGAGTGCTTTACACTAAGCTGGGCTGTCCGTTGATAGACCCAGCCTCCCACATACCATTAGAATTCTAGATGCGACATAGAGGACATCCAGCAGCAGCGGCAATGACTCCCGAAACGAAACCCCTCCTGGGGGATGAGTCCTCCAGCCCGTCAGGTACAACCCTCTCtcttccccccccccccccccgggaATTGCACGTTTTTGCTCTAGGTGCCAATATGTAGCTAATAAGAGTCTCAACACCGCAGCACACTTTACATCCGCCCTCCCACTCACCACAGCCACCATCACAACCCgaggcagcggcggcggcggtggcggcgcACATCATCTCCCCCAAGCAATAGCCCACCGCGGCTTCAAAGCCCAATACCCCGAAAACACCCTCCTCGCCTTCCGCGCCGCGCTCGACGAAGCCGGGGCGCACGCCCTCGAGACGGACCTGCACCTCTCGCGCGACGGCGTCGTCGTGCTCTCCCACGACGGGAACCTGAAGCGGTGTTTCGGGATCGAGGACAAGAAGATCAACGAGTGCGATTGGAGTTATCTCAAGACGCTCGAGACGGTTAGAGAGCCGAGGCAGAGGATGCCGAGGCTGGAGGATCTGTTGGGGTTGCTGGcggaggaggggagggagggggTTTGGGTTTTGCTCGATATCAAGGTAAGGGATCATGTTCTTGGGTGCTTTTGGGGTGATGGGTTTGTGCTTTGGGTGTTTGGTATGGGAGGTGAAGAGAGGGGGAGTTGAAGAGGAGGATGTGTGAGAAGAGGGCGCGGCGctgggaagaagaagaaaatgatgatgatgaagatGCTGACGTGAATCGAATGCGCATAGACCGACGATCCCCCAGCAGAACTCCTCGGCCGCGTAGCCGACGTCCTGGCCTCCACGCCGGGCCCCGTGCCGTGGAACGAGAGGATAGTATTCGGATGCTGGAACGTAAGTTACCATCTCACCAGTCTCACCACACTTTCCGCAAAAGACCAAAACCCCAAAGAGCACGACGGTACTGACACTTAACCCAAAGCAACCCTACATCACCCACGTCCGCACAATCTTACCCGCCTACCCAATCTCCCTCATCTCCTGGTCCCCGCTCTACGCCCGGAACTTCCTCACGCCGAAACAGCCGAACCTCTCCTTCAACATGTTCCAAAAGTCCCTCGTCGGGCCCGTCGGCAAACTGTTCATCAGAGACGTGAAGAAGAACCGTCGGCAGCTGTTCGTCTGGACGGTCAATGACGAGGAGTGGATGGAGTGGAGTATCCGCGCCGGAGCGGACGGGGTGATTACGGATGATCCAGAGTTGTTCCGGGAGGTGTGTAAGCGGTGGGAGGGGAAAGGGGAGGGGGCATCTACGTCAACATCCACGTCGACTTCGGTTCCATCGGGAGAGCGAGAGGTAGACGCAGACGAAAAGGCGAGGGCGGCTAGGCGGACGGGCCGGGTGCGCGACGGGACGTGGAAGAGGACGGCGAGGTTGTACCTCGAGGTCGCGGGGATCCAGGTCCTCGTGGCGGTGTTCACGCCCATTCTGATGCTCGTTGCGCGGTTTGGGGTTGTGGGGCCCGGGCCCAAGGCCGCCAAGGCGTTGAAGCTGTGAGGATGGAGGGGGCTCTTGCAACGATGTGTTGGCGCTGGCTGGTTTGAGAAGGTCTCTAGTATGATCAATCTTGCGGGGATAGACGACACCTGTGAGAGAGGAGAGAAAATGAGCTAGGGGAAAGTACACTGACAGAGGGCGAGTGGAGGGAAAGGGGGGCAGAGAGTAGAGCCCAGTCGGATGATGACTGTGATGAACATTTAGAGGACAGTAATTTACCTACATAGGAAGAGGCAGAAGGAGCTGAAATATGGCGCTAATTGCGCGATGTAGATGGAGGCTAGGTGACTAGAAATACAGAAGAGTATAAAGTTCGAATCCCGAAATACACATCCTCCTCGATCTGTGGCTTTCACCAAAACTTTCCTTCCCATGCTATACTTCTGTACAAGAACAGGCTACAGTACCCAGACATTGTGCAGTTTGGAAGATGGTACCAAAGGTAACAAAATGTTGGAGGCCTCCTTAGATCAGGGCAGATAGTACGCGTGAGAGCATTGAAGCAGACAGGATTTGTGCGAAGCCCGCATATATCCTTGAGCCGAGAGAAGTTATGCGTGACGCCTCGTTGTGTCTTGTCAGAAGATTCGGGTGGGGTCAAGAGAGGGTTCCTTTAAGAATAACAAGAGATAATCAATATTCATGTCCAAGAGCTTGCTAGGTTTCCCATTTCCATCTGGCCGTACAGATATATAAAGCCCTGAAAATTCTCACATACAAAAAGCCAAAGCTGTCGCTATTTAAACCATCCAAATCACGCCGTCGACAAACAACCCTCTCGCTCAAAGTCCGTAATTCCCATCAAGCCCATCCAAAAATAACCCACCATTGTTCCCGTTCCCGCTGCAAGATGCGAGCAACGCGTT
Proteins encoded in this region:
- a CDS encoding glycerophosphoryl diester phosphodiesterase, coding for MRHRGHPAAAAMTPETKPLLGDESSSPSAHFTSALPLTTATITTRGSGGGGGGAHHLPQAIAHRGFKAQYPENTLLAFRAALDEAGAHALETDLHLSRDGVVVLSHDGNLKRCFGIEDKKINECDWSYLKTLETVREPRQRMPRLEDLLGLLAEEGREGVWVLLDIKTDDPPAELLGRVADVLASTPGPVPWNERIVFGCWNQPYITHVRTILPAYPISLISWSPLYARNFLTPKQPNLSFNMFQKSLVGPVGKLFIRDVKKNRRQLFVWTVNDEEWMEWSIRAGADGVITDDPELFREVCKRWEGKGEGASTSTSTSTSVPSGEREVDADEKARAARRTGRVRDGTWKRTARLYLEVAGIQVLVAVFTPILMLVARFGVVGPGPKAAKALKL